The following are from one region of the Streptomyces fradiae genome:
- a CDS encoding isopenicillin N synthase family dioxygenase, producing MSHPSYPSYPSDRTNASYPSQLPIVDLSAADRGPQARRLLHAQLHSAAHDVGFFQLVGHGVTEAETRALTDAMHAFFALPEADRLALDTTNSPHFRGYTRVGDERTAGARDWRDQLDIGAERPAHLPGPGEPPYWWLQGPNQWPEALPELRLAALNWIERLSGVAERLLHELLASIGARRDFYDAAFGRHAHPHLKLVRYPGSSGDAGDDQGVGAHKDYGFLTLLLQDQVGGLQVEREDGLFHDVPPLPGAFVVNLGELLEVATDGYLVATNHRVVSPPGATERFSVPFFYNPRLDARITPLEFPYAAAAPGVTADPANPLFAEYGRNELKGKLRAHPLAAARHHADLLSASGGQLAMSE from the coding sequence ATGAGTCACCCCTCGTACCCCTCGTACCCCTCGGACCGTACGAACGCCTCGTACCCCTCCCAGCTCCCCATCGTCGACCTCTCCGCCGCCGACCGCGGCCCGCAGGCCCGCCGCCTGTTGCACGCGCAGCTGCATTCGGCCGCCCACGACGTGGGCTTCTTCCAGCTCGTCGGGCACGGCGTGACGGAGGCGGAGACCCGCGCGCTGACCGACGCCATGCACGCCTTCTTCGCGCTGCCCGAGGCCGACCGGCTGGCCCTCGACACCACGAACTCGCCGCACTTCCGCGGCTACACCCGGGTCGGCGACGAGCGGACCGCCGGAGCCCGGGACTGGCGGGACCAGCTGGACATCGGGGCCGAGCGGCCGGCGCATCTGCCGGGGCCGGGGGAGCCCCCGTACTGGTGGCTGCAGGGGCCCAACCAGTGGCCCGAGGCACTCCCCGAGCTGCGGCTCGCCGCGCTGAACTGGATCGAGCGCCTCTCCGGCGTCGCCGAGCGGCTGCTGCACGAACTGCTCGCCTCGATCGGCGCCCGCCGGGACTTCTACGACGCGGCCTTCGGCCGCCACGCCCACCCGCACCTCAAGCTGGTCCGCTACCCGGGCAGCAGCGGCGACGCGGGCGACGACCAGGGCGTCGGGGCGCACAAGGACTACGGGTTCCTGACCCTGCTCCTGCAGGACCAGGTGGGCGGGCTGCAGGTGGAGCGGGAGGACGGTCTGTTCCACGACGTGCCGCCGCTGCCGGGCGCGTTCGTCGTCAACCTCGGCGAGCTCCTGGAGGTGGCCACGGACGGCTACCTGGTCGCCACCAACCACCGCGTGGTGTCACCGCCCGGCGCGACGGAACGGTTCTCCGTGCCGTTCTTCTACAACCCGCGGCTCGACGCCCGGATCACCCCGCTGGAGTTCCCGTACGCCGCTGCCGCGCCCGGCGTGACGGCCGACCCGGCGAACCCGCTGTTCGCCGAGTACGGCCGCAATGAGCTGAAGGGCAAGCTCCGCGCCCACCCCCTCGCCGCGGCCCGCCACCACGCGGACCTGCTCAGCGCATCCGGCGGTCAGCTCGCGATGTCGGAGTAG
- a CDS encoding citrate synthase 2, which produces MSDFVPGLEGVVAFETEIAEPDKEGGALRYRGVDIEDLVGHVSFGNVWGLLVDGAFNPGLPAAEPFPIPVHSGDIRVDVQSALAMLAPVWGLKPLLDISAEQARDDLARAAVMALSYVAQSARGQGLPMVPQSEIDKAQSIVERFMIRWRGEPDPKHVKAVDAYWTSAAEHGMNASTFTARVIASTGADVAAALSGAVGAMSGPLHGGAPSRVLGMIEEIERTGDATAYVKQALDRGERLMGFGHRVYRAEDPRARVLRRTARELAAPRFEVAEALEKAALEELHNRRPDRVLATNVEFWAAIVLDFAEVPAHMFTSMFTCARTAGWSAHILEQKRTGRLVRPSARYTGPGQRNPREIEGYSDIAS; this is translated from the coding sequence ATGTCCGACTTCGTACCCGGGCTCGAAGGAGTCGTCGCGTTCGAGACGGAGATCGCCGAACCCGACAAGGAAGGCGGCGCGCTGCGCTACCGCGGGGTCGACATCGAGGACCTGGTCGGTCACGTCTCGTTCGGCAACGTCTGGGGCCTGCTCGTCGACGGCGCCTTCAACCCCGGCCTGCCGGCCGCCGAGCCGTTCCCGATCCCGGTGCACTCCGGCGACATCCGGGTCGACGTGCAGTCCGCGCTCGCCATGCTCGCGCCGGTCTGGGGCCTGAAACCGCTCCTCGACATCTCCGCCGAGCAGGCCCGCGACGACCTCGCGCGCGCCGCCGTCATGGCCCTGTCGTACGTCGCGCAGTCCGCGCGCGGCCAGGGCCTGCCGATGGTGCCGCAGAGCGAGATCGACAAGGCGCAGTCCATCGTCGAGCGCTTCATGATCCGCTGGCGCGGCGAGCCGGACCCGAAGCACGTCAAGGCCGTCGACGCGTACTGGACCTCGGCCGCCGAGCACGGCATGAACGCCTCCACCTTCACGGCGCGCGTCATCGCCTCCACCGGCGCCGACGTCGCCGCCGCCCTCTCGGGCGCGGTCGGCGCGATGTCCGGGCCGCTGCACGGCGGTGCGCCGTCCCGTGTGCTCGGCATGATCGAGGAGATCGAGCGGACGGGCGACGCGACGGCGTACGTGAAGCAGGCCCTCGACAGGGGCGAGCGCCTGATGGGCTTCGGCCACCGCGTCTACCGCGCCGAGGACCCGCGCGCCCGCGTGCTGCGCCGCACGGCGCGCGAGCTGGCCGCGCCGCGCTTCGAGGTGGCGGAGGCGCTGGAGAAGGCCGCCCTGGAGGAGCTGCACAACCGCCGCCCGGACCGCGTCCTGGCGACGAACGTCGAGTTCTGGGCGGCGATCGTCCTCGACTTCGCCGAGGTCCCGGCGCACATGTTCACGTCGATGTTCACCTGCGCCCGTACGGCGGGCTGGTCGGCGCACATCCTGGAGCAGAAGCGCACCGGGCGGCTCGTGCGCCCCTCGGCCCGCTACACGGGCCCCGGCCAGCGGAACCCGCGCGAGATCGAGGGCTACTCCGACATCGCGAGCTGA
- the pdxH gene encoding pyridoxamine 5'-phosphate oxidase, giving the protein MEPVTDALDPDALDPADMREVYRTMELTVADLAPDPVEQFAHWFKETAANPAIHEPNAMVVSTAAPDGRPSSRTVLLKHYDQAGFVFFTNYGSRKGRELTANPYVSLLFPWHPLARQVIVTGRAERTGRDETVAYFRTRPHGSQLGAWASHQSTVIESRAELLARYEELHTRYPEGEQVPVPPEWGGFRVVPDAVEFWQGHENRLHDRLRYVRDGDGEAWRVERLSP; this is encoded by the coding sequence ATGGAGCCCGTGACCGACGCCCTCGATCCCGACGCTCTCGATCCCGCCGACATGCGCGAGGTGTACCGGACCATGGAGCTGACCGTGGCCGATCTCGCCCCGGACCCGGTCGAGCAGTTCGCGCACTGGTTCAAGGAGACCGCCGCCAACCCGGCGATCCACGAGCCGAACGCCATGGTCGTCTCCACCGCCGCCCCCGACGGCCGCCCGTCCTCCCGTACGGTGCTGCTCAAGCACTACGACCAGGCCGGCTTCGTCTTCTTCACCAACTACGGCTCGCGCAAGGGCCGGGAGCTGACGGCCAATCCGTACGTCTCGCTGCTCTTCCCCTGGCACCCGCTGGCCCGCCAGGTGATCGTCACCGGCCGCGCCGAGCGCACCGGCCGGGACGAGACGGTCGCCTACTTCCGCACCCGGCCGCACGGCTCCCAGCTGGGCGCCTGGGCCAGCCACCAGTCCACGGTGATCGAGTCCCGCGCCGAGCTGCTCGCCCGTTACGAGGAGCTGCACACCCGCTACCCGGAGGGCGAGCAGGTCCCGGTGCCGCCGGAGTGGGGCGGCTTCCGGGTGGTGCCGGACGCGGTCGAGTTCTGGCAGGGCCACGAGAACCGGCTGCACGACCGGCTGCGGTACGTACGGGACGGGGACGGGGAGGCCTGGCGGGTCGAGCGCCTCTCCCCCTGA
- a CDS encoding RNA polymerase sigma factor, which produces MNSGAERGVALARAARRGDTLALHELLDHLTPYVTRVCGPIALDDGPDAAQEALLAVFRSLRKLRDPATLYGWVRTIAVREAVRVARRAARERPAPDGLAEVPQRGDPQLAADIGDVLARLSPEHRAVLVLRDVEGLDEEAAAAVLGIPAGTAKSRLHRARQSFRKAWSA; this is translated from the coding sequence GTGAACTCCGGCGCTGAGCGGGGTGTCGCGCTCGCCCGGGCCGCCCGGCGCGGCGACACCCTCGCCCTGCACGAGCTCCTCGACCACCTCACCCCGTACGTCACGCGCGTGTGCGGCCCGATCGCCCTCGACGACGGCCCCGACGCCGCCCAGGAGGCGCTCCTCGCCGTCTTCCGCTCGCTGCGCAAGCTGCGCGATCCGGCGACGCTGTACGGCTGGGTGCGGACGATCGCCGTACGGGAGGCGGTACGGGTGGCCCGGCGGGCCGCCCGTGAACGGCCCGCGCCGGACGGGCTCGCCGAGGTGCCGCAGCGGGGCGATCCGCAGCTGGCCGCCGACATCGGGGACGTACTCGCCCGGCTGTCGCCCGAGCACCGGGCCGTGCTCGTGCTGCGCGATGTCGAAGGGCTCGACGAGGAGGCCGCCGCGGCCGTCCTCGGCATTCCCGCCGGTACCGCCAAGTCCCGGCTGCACCGGGCCCGGCAGAGCTTCCGAAAGGCGTGGTCCGCATGA
- a CDS encoding DUF3995 domain-containing protein has protein sequence MRDNRMAARGGAVLLGVLALLHVYWATGAVWPAADERGLSLAVLGSVVSFGPAVVLPLAVIEAVGAVCVGTYAWGRGGRFARLARLGTAVFAGGLLLRGAVGVVWIVAGKDGSGAVFPWLNALAYTPLCLVLGGAVARELRR, from the coding sequence GTGAGGGACAACCGCATGGCCGCGCGGGGCGGGGCAGTGCTGCTCGGAGTGCTCGCGCTCCTGCACGTGTACTGGGCGACGGGCGCCGTGTGGCCCGCGGCCGACGAGCGGGGGCTCTCGCTCGCGGTCCTGGGGAGCGTGGTGTCCTTCGGACCCGCGGTCGTACTGCCGCTCGCCGTGATCGAGGCCGTGGGGGCGGTGTGCGTGGGGACGTACGCATGGGGGCGCGGGGGCCGGTTCGCGCGGCTCGCCCGGCTCGGGACCGCCGTCTTCGCCGGCGGGCTGCTGCTGCGCGGCGCCGTCGGGGTCGTCTGGATCGTCGCCGGCAAGGACGGGTCGGGTGCCGTGTTCCCGTGGCTGAACGCGCTCGCGTACACCCCGCTCTGCCTCGTACTCGGCGGGGCGGTGGCCCGTGAACTCCGGCGCTGA
- a CDS encoding PAS domain-containing protein, with protein MTASTASVPGADLPGADLLAALLDGMDAALCALDATGRVTHWNREAERILGWSAGEAVGRQGFDGWAARSADAADIAARLRGAMTAPGRQVHEFALLRKDGGRVLVRTQTAGVRGADGGPAGVYCAFSEVHVQIDLERSLALSEALFADAAWGVVLVDVDLRPAVVNAHAARALGAARGSLLGRPLGELVTQGVEELEGALQHVLAAGSPAAPADVWVTLRGARGERRRCWRCGFVRLASPLAEGPEPVPLGVAWLFQDVTEDRLAAQDADRLRFRWSQLHRAGAAAAEVEDPVRAAAVLLDFALAGFADHVLVDRATPEGRLVRALATPSGAPGPVAPLTTAGIPLRYAPSHPAVRALARPGTTRTSTTPGTDRLWPPDAAHALCVPLRSRARTLGITTFLRSPARPAFEREDTEYAETVASRVAAALDGAGEWGAGLA; from the coding sequence ATGACTGCTTCGACGGCGAGTGTTCCTGGGGCGGATCTTCCCGGGGCGGACCTGCTGGCCGCCCTGCTCGACGGGATGGACGCGGCGCTGTGCGCGCTCGACGCCACGGGCAGAGTGACCCACTGGAACCGGGAGGCCGAGCGGATCCTCGGCTGGAGCGCCGGCGAGGCGGTCGGGCGGCAGGGCTTCGACGGCTGGGCGGCGCGCAGCGCGGACGCCGCGGACATCGCGGCGCGGCTGCGGGGCGCGATGACCGCGCCGGGACGCCAGGTGCACGAGTTCGCGCTGCTGCGGAAGGACGGCGGGCGGGTCCTGGTCCGTACCCAGACGGCGGGGGTGCGGGGCGCGGACGGCGGCCCGGCGGGGGTGTACTGCGCCTTCAGCGAGGTGCACGTACAGATCGACCTGGAGCGCTCGCTCGCGCTGAGCGAGGCGCTGTTCGCGGACGCCGCGTGGGGCGTGGTCCTGGTCGACGTGGACCTGCGGCCGGCCGTGGTGAACGCGCACGCGGCCCGGGCGCTCGGCGCGGCGCGCGGTTCGCTGCTCGGGCGGCCGCTCGGCGAGCTGGTCACCCAGGGCGTGGAGGAGCTGGAGGGCGCCCTCCAGCACGTGCTCGCCGCGGGCTCCCCGGCGGCGCCCGCCGACGTGTGGGTCACCCTGCGCGGTGCGCGCGGCGAGCGCCGCCGCTGCTGGCGCTGCGGTTTCGTCCGGCTCGCCTCGCCGCTGGCGGAGGGGCCGGAGCCGGTGCCGCTGGGGGTGGCCTGGCTGTTCCAGGACGTCACGGAGGACCGGCTGGCCGCGCAGGACGCGGACCGGCTGCGTTTCCGCTGGAGCCAGCTGCACCGGGCGGGCGCGGCGGCCGCCGAGGTCGAGGACCCGGTGCGGGCCGCCGCGGTGCTGCTCGACTTCGCGCTCGCCGGTTTCGCCGACCACGTCCTGGTGGACCGCGCGACCCCGGAGGGACGCCTGGTCCGCGCCCTCGCCACCCCGTCCGGCGCCCCCGGCCCGGTCGCCCCGCTCACCACCGCCGGCATCCCCCTGCGCTACGCCCCCTCCCACCCCGCCGTCCGGGCCCTCGCCCGCCCCGGCACCACCCGCACCAGCACCACCCCCGGCACCGACCGCCTCTGGCCCCCCGACGCCGCCCACGCCCTCTGCGTCCCCCTCCGCTCCCGCGCCCGCACCCTCGGCATCACCACCTTCCTCCGCTCCCCGGCCCGCCCCGCCTTCGAACGCGAGGACACGGAGTACGCGGAGACGGTCGCGTCCCGGGTCGCGGCGGCGCTGGACGGGGCGGGGGAGTGGGGCGCGGGTCTGGCTTGA
- a CDS encoding SIS domain-containing protein, which translates to MGESKLAGQFFDAAIGLLQKVRDEDADDIAAAGTAIAEAVAAGGRLFAFGAGHSSLAAQDVVYRAGGLALMNLLAVPGVVGVDVMPATLGSALERVDGLAGAVLDSSPARAGDVLIIISLSGRNALPVEMAMNARALGLTVIGVTSVAYATETKSRHVSGTYLKDHCDIVLDSKIAIGDAELTHEGIEAPFAPASTVVTSALMQATMAAAAEELVRLGIEPPLLRSGNVDGGHEWNGRVMTEYGDRIFFRH; encoded by the coding sequence ATGGGCGAGAGCAAGCTGGCCGGACAGTTCTTCGACGCCGCGATCGGCCTGCTCCAGAAGGTGCGGGACGAGGACGCGGACGACATCGCGGCCGCGGGCACGGCCATCGCCGAGGCCGTCGCGGCGGGCGGCCGGCTCTTCGCGTTCGGCGCGGGTCATTCCTCGCTGGCCGCCCAGGACGTGGTCTACCGGGCCGGCGGCCTGGCCCTGATGAACCTGCTCGCCGTCCCCGGCGTCGTCGGCGTCGACGTGATGCCCGCGACCCTCGGCTCCGCCCTGGAGCGGGTCGACGGCCTGGCCGGCGCGGTCCTGGACTCCTCCCCGGCCCGGGCCGGCGACGTCCTGATCATCATCTCCCTGTCCGGCCGCAACGCCCTGCCGGTCGAGATGGCGATGAACGCGCGCGCCCTCGGCCTCACCGTGATCGGCGTGACCTCGGTCGCGTACGCCACGGAGACGAAGTCCCGGCACGTCTCGGGCACGTACCTCAAGGACCACTGCGACATCGTCCTCGACTCCAAGATCGCGATCGGAGACGCCGAACTCACCCACGAGGGCATCGAGGCCCCCTTCGCCCCCGCCTCGACCGTCGTCACCAGCGCCCTCATGCAGGCCACCATGGCCGCCGCGGCCGAGGAGCTGGTCCGCCTCGGCATCGAGCCCCCGCTGCTTCGCTCGGGCAACGTGGACGGCGGCCACGAGTGGAACGGCCGCGTGATGACCGAGTACGGCGACCGCATCTTCTTCCGCCACTGA
- a CDS encoding metal-dependent transcriptional regulator produces the protein MSGLIDTTEMYLRTILELEEEGVVPMRARIAERLDQSGPTVSQTVARMERDGLVAVASDRHLELTDEGRRLATRVMRKHRLAECLLVDVIGLEWEQVHAEACRWEHVMSEAVERRVLELLRHPTESPYGNPIPGLEELGEKAEAESFLDDSMVSLADLEAGGEGKTVIVRRIGEPIQTDAQLMYTLRRAGVQPGSVVSVTESPGGVLVGSSGEAAELDSEVAAHVFVAKR, from the coding sequence ATGTCCGGACTGATCGACACCACGGAGATGTATCTCCGCACCATCCTTGAGCTCGAGGAAGAAGGTGTGGTCCCCATGCGCGCCCGGATCGCCGAGCGGCTGGACCAGAGCGGTCCGACCGTGAGCCAGACCGTGGCCCGCATGGAGCGCGACGGTCTGGTGGCCGTCGCGAGCGACCGCCACCTGGAGCTCACGGACGAGGGCCGCCGCCTGGCCACCCGGGTGATGCGCAAGCACCGGCTGGCCGAGTGCCTGCTCGTCGACGTGATCGGTCTGGAGTGGGAGCAGGTCCACGCCGAGGCCTGCCGCTGGGAGCACGTGATGAGCGAGGCCGTGGAGCGCCGCGTCCTGGAGCTCCTCCGCCACCCGACGGAGTCGCCGTACGGCAACCCGATCCCGGGCCTGGAGGAGCTGGGCGAGAAGGCCGAGGCGGAGTCCTTCCTCGACGACTCGATGGTCTCGCTCGCCGACCTGGAGGCCGGCGGCGAGGGCAAGACGGTGATCGTCCGCCGCATCGGCGAGCCGATCCAGACGGACGCCCAGCTGATGTACACGCTGCGCCGCGCGGGCGTGCAGCCCGGTTCCGTGGTGTCGGTGACGGAGTCGCCGGGCGGTGTCCTCGTGGGCAGCAGCGGCGAGGCCGCCGAGCTGGACAGCGAGGTCGCGGCGCACGTCTTCGTCGCGAAGCGCTGA
- a CDS encoding alpha/beta fold hydrolase, which produces MVRRLDVTGADGVRLAAWDFTERTAPQTGPGVLLLHGLMGRASHWAPAAGRLAARHRTIALDQRGHGASEKPASGPFTREAYVADALAAVERLGLGPVTLVGHSMGALTAWQLAAEHPDLVHALVICDMRASALGAASQREWQDWFRRWPTPFPSLDAVRQWFGEDDPWVERPNPARGAFFAEVMTERPDGGWGPVFDPAQMLTSRETWVHDAHWDSLAQVRCPTLVVRGLDGELGRAEAQEMVRVLPHGAYAEIPDAGHLLHYEHADAWWEAVAPFLNGVLTS; this is translated from the coding sequence ATGGTGCGACGACTCGACGTCACGGGAGCCGACGGCGTACGCCTGGCGGCCTGGGACTTCACGGAACGGACGGCACCGCAGACCGGGCCGGGCGTGTTACTGCTCCACGGGCTGATGGGCCGCGCCTCCCACTGGGCCCCGGCGGCCGGCCGGCTCGCGGCCCGGCACCGCACGATCGCCCTCGACCAGCGCGGCCACGGCGCGAGCGAGAAGCCCGCGTCCGGCCCCTTCACGCGCGAGGCGTACGTCGCGGACGCGCTCGCCGCCGTCGAGCGGCTCGGGCTCGGCCCGGTCACCCTCGTCGGGCACTCCATGGGCGCCCTCACCGCCTGGCAGCTGGCCGCCGAGCACCCCGACCTGGTGCACGCGCTCGTCATCTGCGACATGCGGGCCTCCGCGCTCGGCGCGGCCTCGCAGCGCGAGTGGCAGGACTGGTTCCGCCGCTGGCCGACCCCGTTCCCCTCCCTCGACGCCGTCCGCCAGTGGTTCGGCGAGGACGACCCGTGGGTGGAGCGCCCCAACCCGGCCCGCGGCGCCTTCTTCGCCGAGGTGATGACCGAGCGGCCCGACGGCGGCTGGGGCCCGGTCTTCGATCCCGCCCAGATGCTCACGTCCCGCGAGACCTGGGTCCACGACGCCCACTGGGACTCCCTCGCCCAGGTCCGCTGTCCCACCCTCGTCGTCCGCGGCCTCGACGGCGAACTCGGCCGCGCCGAGGCCCAGGAGATGGTCCGCGTCCTCCCGCACGGCGCGTACGCGGAGATCCCCGACGCCGGCCACCTCCTCCACTACGAGCACGCCGACGCGTGGTGGGAGGCCGTCGCCCCGTTCCTGAACGGCGTCCTCACCTCGTGA
- a CDS encoding N,N-dimethylformamidase beta subunit family domain-containing protein translates to MTSRPPVGPTRRTVLIAAGAAGAASAAMTSGPAAAAAGPAPRTGDNPVVRENRNPGSGRWVIGAKETRGVDLRRPQIQGRPASASVAPGETLTLHLSAATTARTARTCEIEIHRFGFYGGERSRLLHTAAEVPVDRPWRLPVPGTWVSGVFLAVLTADGYRAYAPFVVREPARRSDVLAVVPLAYPGLRPHPGLGMPAAFGAEVSAYRWLEEAGYDVTYATEEDVRARRVDPRRHRAVVHSSAAVRSAAVPGSVALRRPLALSEPGHIDPEARRQAAALLDGVLPAGRRATAPS, encoded by the coding sequence ATGACAAGCAGACCTCCGGTGGGGCCCACCCGCCGTACCGTGCTGATCGCGGCGGGCGCGGCGGGCGCCGCGTCCGCCGCGATGACGTCCGGGCCGGCCGCCGCCGCTGCCGGCCCCGCGCCCCGCACCGGCGACAATCCCGTCGTACGGGAGAACCGGAATCCCGGCTCCGGCCGCTGGGTCATCGGCGCCAAGGAGACCCGCGGCGTGGACCTCCGCCGGCCCCAGATCCAGGGCCGCCCCGCCTCCGCGTCCGTCGCGCCCGGCGAGACCCTCACCCTCCACCTGTCGGCGGCGACCACCGCTCGTACCGCCCGTACCTGCGAGATCGAGATCCACCGCTTCGGGTTCTACGGCGGCGAGCGCTCCCGCCTCCTCCACACGGCCGCCGAGGTCCCCGTCGACCGCCCCTGGCGGCTGCCCGTCCCCGGCACCTGGGTGTCCGGCGTCTTCCTCGCCGTCCTCACGGCCGACGGCTACCGCGCCTACGCCCCCTTCGTCGTCCGCGAACCCGCCCGCCGCTCCGACGTCCTCGCCGTCGTCCCCCTCGCCTACCCGGGCCTGCGCCCCCACCCCGGCCTCGGCATGCCCGCGGCCTTCGGCGCCGAGGTCAGCGCGTACCGCTGGCTGGAGGAGGCCGGTTACGACGTCACGTACGCCACCGAGGAGGACGTACGGGCCCGCCGGGTCGACCCGCGCCGCCACCGCGCCGTCGTCCACTCCTCGGCCGCCGTCCGCTCGGCCGCCGTCCCCGGATCCGTGGCGCTGCGCCGCCCGCTGGCCCTGTCCGAGCCCGGCCACATCGACCCGGAGGCCCGCCGGCAGGCCGCCGCGCTGCTCGACGGTGTGCTGCCGGCCGGGCGCCGCGCCACCGCGCCCTCGTGA
- a CDS encoding GNAT family N-acetyltransferase, whose protein sequence is MSGLDDIEAAVSEVREFNRVYTRLIGALDYPEKLRTPYSLTEARVLYELARRDRTHVQSIRKDLGLAASHLSRMLGRFEEQGLITRERYADDARHHQVRLTEAGRAAAAELDERSKEAVSDLLRGCGGVRIRNLTEALRTVRATLTGPPARSEIRLREPAPGELGWIVQAHGALYAEEFGWDADFEALVARIVADFAEDHDPLLERVWIAELDGRPVGSVMCVRDAAPDTARLRLLLLDPAARGYGLGDRLVHTCIQFAREAGYRELVLWTNDVLSAARKIYTRAGFELVAEKPHHSYGQDLVGQDWRLTL, encoded by the coding sequence ATGAGCGGCCTGGACGACATCGAGGCGGCGGTGTCCGAGGTGCGGGAGTTCAACCGCGTGTACACCCGGCTCATCGGCGCGCTGGACTACCCGGAGAAGCTCCGCACCCCGTACTCCCTCACCGAGGCGCGGGTCCTCTACGAGCTCGCGCGCCGCGACCGCACCCACGTCCAGAGCATCCGCAAGGACCTGGGGCTCGCGGCGTCGCACCTGAGCCGGATGCTCGGCCGGTTCGAGGAGCAGGGGCTGATCACCCGGGAGCGGTACGCCGACGACGCGCGCCACCATCAGGTCCGGCTGACCGAGGCCGGGCGGGCCGCGGCGGCCGAGCTGGACGAGCGGTCCAAGGAGGCCGTTTCCGACCTGCTGCGCGGCTGCGGCGGGGTCAGGATCCGGAATCTGACCGAGGCGCTGCGCACGGTGCGCGCCACGCTCACCGGCCCGCCCGCCCGGTCGGAGATCCGGCTGCGCGAGCCGGCCCCCGGGGAGCTGGGGTGGATCGTCCAGGCGCACGGGGCGCTGTACGCCGAGGAGTTCGGCTGGGACGCCGACTTCGAGGCCCTGGTCGCGCGGATCGTTGCCGACTTCGCCGAGGACCATGACCCGCTCCTTGAGCGGGTGTGGATCGCCGAGCTGGACGGCAGACCGGTCGGCAGCGTGATGTGCGTACGGGACGCGGCTCCGGACACCGCCCGGCTGCGGCTGCTCCTGCTGGACCCGGCGGCGCGCGGATACGGGCTCGGGGACCGACTCGTCCATACCTGCATCCAGTTCGCGCGGGAGGCCGGCTACCGCGAGCTGGTGCTGTGGACCAACGACGTGCTCTCCGCCGCGCGCAAGATCTACACCCGGGCCGGCTTCGAGCTCGTCGCGGAGAAGCCACACCACAGCTATGGCCAGGACCTGGTGGGCCAGGACTGGCGCCTGACGCTGTAG
- a CDS encoding DUF397 domain-containing protein produces the protein MSTDLNWFKSSYSGDQQGACVEVAFAWTKSSYSSEQGGACVEVAACPHAVHVRDSKDTVLPSLTLSPTAWAAFVDSAAR, from the coding sequence ATGAGCACCGACCTCAACTGGTTCAAGAGCAGCTACAGCGGCGACCAGCAGGGCGCCTGTGTCGAAGTGGCCTTCGCCTGGACGAAGTCCTCGTACAGCAGCGAGCAGGGCGGCGCCTGCGTCGAGGTCGCCGCCTGCCCCCACGCCGTTCACGTCCGCGACTCCAAGGACACCGTCCTCCCCTCCCTCACCCTCTCCCCCACCGCCTGGGCGGCGTTCGTCGACTCCGCCGCCCGCTGA
- a CDS encoding helix-turn-helix domain-containing protein, translated as MNTGKGKGSGAAKAFGRLLRFYRERAKVSMERLGAETSYSKSQVAMIERGERKAKGDFVAISDAFLGAQGALLEVAEEVTASGVAAWFEDYLEEEKKAAGIHWYENHLVPGLLQTPDYARAVFESAVPAMDADEIEPSITARIERQALFFRTPSPVVTFVLEKAALTKPLGGKGVLRKCLAYVRECADLRNVRIQVMPEDRETHAGLNGPFILLETENRKSQLVYVEGQGGRYFLSEQPDVGDTFARYSELRAQALTPEDSARLIEQVARSL; from the coding sequence GTGAACACAGGCAAGGGCAAGGGCTCAGGGGCCGCGAAGGCGTTCGGGAGGCTGCTGCGCTTCTATCGCGAGCGAGCGAAGGTCTCGATGGAGCGGCTGGGGGCGGAGACCAGCTATTCCAAGTCCCAAGTGGCCATGATCGAGCGGGGAGAGAGGAAAGCGAAGGGCGACTTCGTCGCGATCTCGGACGCCTTCCTGGGTGCACAAGGTGCACTACTGGAGGTCGCGGAGGAGGTGACGGCGAGTGGTGTAGCGGCCTGGTTCGAGGACTACTTGGAGGAGGAGAAGAAGGCGGCGGGCATCCACTGGTACGAGAATCATCTCGTCCCCGGACTGCTCCAGACCCCGGACTACGCGCGGGCCGTCTTCGAGAGTGCCGTCCCGGCGATGGATGCGGACGAGATCGAACCGAGCATCACGGCCCGCATCGAGCGCCAGGCGCTGTTCTTCCGAACGCCTTCACCGGTGGTCACCTTCGTCTTGGAGAAGGCGGCGCTCACCAAGCCGCTCGGCGGCAAGGGCGTTCTTCGCAAGTGCCTGGCGTACGTACGCGAGTGCGCGGACCTGCGCAACGTGAGGATCCAGGTCATGCCGGAGGACCGAGAGACCCACGCCGGGCTCAACGGTCCGTTCATCCTGCTGGAGACCGAGAACCGTAAGAGCCAACTCGTCTATGTCGAAGGACAAGGCGGCAGGTACTTTCTCAGCGAACAGCCGGACGTGGGGGACACCTTCGCTCGCTACAGCGAGCTGCGGGCGCAGGCCCTCACCCCGGAGGACTCCGCACGACTCATCGAACAGGTGGCACGATCGCTATGA